A window from Salmo trutta chromosome 29, fSalTru1.1, whole genome shotgun sequence encodes these proteins:
- the psmc3 gene encoding 26S proteasome regulatory subunit 6A isoform X2 gives MASLNDRSVWDEDGIGEEVLKMSTEEIVQRTRLLDSEIKIMKSEVLRVTHELQAMKDKIKENTEKIKVNKTLPYLVSNVIELLDVDPNDQEEDGANIDLDSQRKGKCAVIKTSTRQTYFLPVIGLVDAEKLKPGDLVGVNKDSYLILETLPTEYDSRVKAMEVDERPTEQYSDIGGLDKQIQELVEAIVLPMNHKEKFENLGIQPPKGVLMYGPPGTGKTLLARACAAQTKATFLKLAGPQLVQMFIGDGAKLVRDAFALAKEKAPSIIFIDELDAIGTKRFDSEKAGDREVQRTMLELLNQLDGFQPNMQVKVIAATNRVDILDPALLRSGRLDRKIEFPMPNEEARARIMQIHSRKMNVSPDVNYEELARCTDDFNGAQCKAVCVEAGMIALRRGATELNHEDYMEGILEVQAKKKANLQYYA, from the exons ATGGCGTCGCTGAATGACAGATCAGTTTGGGATGAG GATGGGATCGGCGAAGAAGTCCTCAAAATGTCCACTGAAGAGATCGTTCAGCGGACACGTCTTCTGGACAGTGAAATAAag ATCATGAAGAGTGAGGTATTAAGGGTAACCCATGAGCTGCAGGCCATGAAGGACAAAATAAAAGAGAACACAGAGAAGATCAAAGTGAACAAGACCCTGCCATACCTGGTCTCCAATGTTATCGAG CTTCTGGATGTGGACCCAAATGACCAGGAGGAGGATGGAGCAAACATTGATCTAGATTCCCAGAGGAAGGGCAAATGTGCCGTCATCAAAACATCTACAAGACAG ACATACTTCCTCCCGGTCATTGGCTTGGTGGATGCAGAGAAACTGAAGCCGGGAGATCTCGTG GGGGTAAACAAGGACTCATACTTGATCCTGGAAACCCTGCCCACGGAGTATGACTCCAGAGTCAAAGCCATGGAGGTGGACGAGCGCCCCACTGAACAGTACAGTGACATTGGTGGATTAGACAAACAGATCCAGGAG CTGGTGGAAGCAATCGTTCTGCCCATGAACCACAAGGAGAAGTTTGAGAACCTGGGTATTCAGCCACCTAAGGGGGTATTGATGTATGGCCCCCCAGGCACAGGGAAAACCCTACTGGCTAGGGCCTGTGCTGCCCAGACCAAG GCCACATTTCTCAAGCTGGCTGGCCCACAGCTAGTCCAGATGTTCATTGGTGATGGTGCCAAGCTGGTCCGAGATGCCTTTGCCCTGGCCAAGGAGAAGGCCCCCTCTATCATCTTCATAGATGAGCTGGACGCCATTGGAACCAAACG GTTTGACAGTGAGAAAGCAGGTGACAGGGAGGTTCAGAGAACTATGCTTGAGCTCCTCAACCAGCTGGATGGGTTCCAGCCCAACATGCAAGTTAAG GTTATCGCTGCCACTAACAGGGTGGATATCCTAGATCCCGCACTGCTGCGTTCTGGACGTCTGGACCGTAAGATTGAGTTCCCAATGCCCAATGAGGAAGCACGAGCCCGCATCATGCAGATTCACTCACGCAAGATGAACGTCAG CCCTGATGTCAACTACGAGGAGCTGGCCAGGTGCACTGATGATTTCAATGGCGCCCAGTGCAAAGCAGTGTGTGTGGAGGCG GGTATGATCGCCCTTCGCAGGGGGGCAACTGAGCTCAATCATGAGGACTACATGGAAGGCATCTTAGAAGTACAGGCCAAGAAGAAGGCCAACCTGCAGTACTATGCCTAA
- the psmc3 gene encoding 26S proteasome regulatory subunit 6A isoform X1 has translation MASLNDRSVWDEVEDGIGEEVLKMSTEEIVQRTRLLDSEIKIMKSEVLRVTHELQAMKDKIKENTEKIKVNKTLPYLVSNVIELLDVDPNDQEEDGANIDLDSQRKGKCAVIKTSTRQTYFLPVIGLVDAEKLKPGDLVGVNKDSYLILETLPTEYDSRVKAMEVDERPTEQYSDIGGLDKQIQELVEAIVLPMNHKEKFENLGIQPPKGVLMYGPPGTGKTLLARACAAQTKATFLKLAGPQLVQMFIGDGAKLVRDAFALAKEKAPSIIFIDELDAIGTKRFDSEKAGDREVQRTMLELLNQLDGFQPNMQVKVIAATNRVDILDPALLRSGRLDRKIEFPMPNEEARARIMQIHSRKMNVSPDVNYEELARCTDDFNGAQCKAVCVEAGMIALRRGATELNHEDYMEGILEVQAKKKANLQYYA, from the exons ATGGCGTCGCTGAATGACAGATCAGTTTGGGATGAGGTGGAG GATGGGATCGGCGAAGAAGTCCTCAAAATGTCCACTGAAGAGATCGTTCAGCGGACACGTCTTCTGGACAGTGAAATAAag ATCATGAAGAGTGAGGTATTAAGGGTAACCCATGAGCTGCAGGCCATGAAGGACAAAATAAAAGAGAACACAGAGAAGATCAAAGTGAACAAGACCCTGCCATACCTGGTCTCCAATGTTATCGAG CTTCTGGATGTGGACCCAAATGACCAGGAGGAGGATGGAGCAAACATTGATCTAGATTCCCAGAGGAAGGGCAAATGTGCCGTCATCAAAACATCTACAAGACAG ACATACTTCCTCCCGGTCATTGGCTTGGTGGATGCAGAGAAACTGAAGCCGGGAGATCTCGTG GGGGTAAACAAGGACTCATACTTGATCCTGGAAACCCTGCCCACGGAGTATGACTCCAGAGTCAAAGCCATGGAGGTGGACGAGCGCCCCACTGAACAGTACAGTGACATTGGTGGATTAGACAAACAGATCCAGGAG CTGGTGGAAGCAATCGTTCTGCCCATGAACCACAAGGAGAAGTTTGAGAACCTGGGTATTCAGCCACCTAAGGGGGTATTGATGTATGGCCCCCCAGGCACAGGGAAAACCCTACTGGCTAGGGCCTGTGCTGCCCAGACCAAG GCCACATTTCTCAAGCTGGCTGGCCCACAGCTAGTCCAGATGTTCATTGGTGATGGTGCCAAGCTGGTCCGAGATGCCTTTGCCCTGGCCAAGGAGAAGGCCCCCTCTATCATCTTCATAGATGAGCTGGACGCCATTGGAACCAAACG GTTTGACAGTGAGAAAGCAGGTGACAGGGAGGTTCAGAGAACTATGCTTGAGCTCCTCAACCAGCTGGATGGGTTCCAGCCCAACATGCAAGTTAAG GTTATCGCTGCCACTAACAGGGTGGATATCCTAGATCCCGCACTGCTGCGTTCTGGACGTCTGGACCGTAAGATTGAGTTCCCAATGCCCAATGAGGAAGCACGAGCCCGCATCATGCAGATTCACTCACGCAAGATGAACGTCAG CCCTGATGTCAACTACGAGGAGCTGGCCAGGTGCACTGATGATTTCAATGGCGCCCAGTGCAAAGCAGTGTGTGTGGAGGCG GGTATGATCGCCCTTCGCAGGGGGGCAACTGAGCTCAATCATGAGGACTACATGGAAGGCATCTTAGAAGTACAGGCCAAGAAGAAGGCCAACCTGCAGTACTATGCCTAA